A stretch of Aedes aegypti strain LVP_AGWG chromosome 2, AaegL5.0 Primary Assembly, whole genome shotgun sequence DNA encodes these proteins:
- the LOC5576377 gene encoding putative nuclease HARBI1: protein MSLLRNFRFIINLVIAASSVVLLKKRNQRKRKRAAHWVHPYLAERKSKGRYATDFDDMVSGEKFFKENFHMSKNSFDQLFKLVEKDLAPKRNTRPKDGIPPKLKLGLVIEYLASGGLQRHLASCYRVSKQHMGSIIDQVCDAICRALSAYVADPCQESFLDVANGFNSRWNFPNCIGAIDGKHVSIKAPPNAGSIFYNYKGFHSLALMAICDASYRFTYLDVGAYGSEGDCNIFKESKFGTDVLHDRLDFPENATVNGVKLPFFYVADDAFPLCKRIIKPYSKKNLSAEERIFNYRLSRARRCIENAFGLLCSKWACLKKTLYCSPDRAQKIISAC, encoded by the exons ATGTCGTTGCTACG CAATTTTCGTTTCATTATCAACTTGGTTATTGCTGCCTCGAGCGTCgttcttttgaaaaaaagaaaCCAGCGAAAACGAAAGAGGGCAGCGCATTGGGTTCACCCGTATCTCGCTGAAAGGAAGAGTAAAGGCAGATATGCTACCGAC TTTGACGATATGGTAAGCGGAGAGAAGTTctttaaagaaaatttccatatGTCGAAAAACAGTTTCGATCAACTTttcaaattggttgaaaaagaCTTAGCACCAAAGAGAAACACGAGACCGAAagatggaattcctccaaagctcAAGTTGGGTTTGGTGATAGA gtatCTGGCATCTGGTGGTCTACAGAGGCATTTGGCGTCGTGCTACAGAGTTAGCAAACAGCACATGGGGTCAATCATTGATCAAGTTTGTGATGCTATTTGTCGTGCCCTGAGTGCTTATGTCGCAGATCCATGCCAAGAATCATTTTTGGATGTAGCCAATGGTTTTAATTCCCGTTGGAATTTCCCAAACTGTATTGGTGCCATCGATGGAAAACATGTGTCCATAAAAGCTCCCCCAAATGCTGGCAGCATTTTTTATAACTACAAA GGTTTTCATTCGTTGGCGCTAATGGCTATTTGCGATGCTTCTTATCGATTCACCTACCTGGATGTAGGTGCTTATGGAAGCGAAGGAGACtgcaatattttcaaagaatccaAATTCGGAACTGATGTGCTGCACGATCGACTTGATTTTCCAGAAAACGCCACGGTCAATGGTGTTAAATTACCATTCTTCTATGTAGCCGACGATGCCTTTCCTTTATGTAAAAGGATCATCAAACCGTATAGTAAGAAAAACCTATCAGCAGAGGAGCGCATTTTTAATTATCGCTTAAGTAGAGCAAGGCGTTGTATTGAAAACGCATTTGGACTCTTGTGCTCAAAATGGGCATGTCTGAAAAAGACTTTATACTGCAGTCCCGATCGtgcacagaaaatcatttctgcATGCTGA
- the LOC5574104 gene encoding uncharacterized protein LOC5574104, with product MEVKRVRVTNRKQFQLLVDQMEAHPAVAKGLKFCVESGYRNEAAYNGVWKNIATELNSMGPPIRSPKEWQKVWTDFKLKIKNKLVHNKREANATGGGPNKMKVLSPIEEAVAKLLSLDKTVNHSGSTFGLPRHVTSPINQPGSPLLSSTRQQLMIDEANLLEEEDLPELDEPSDEEVETVENTSTHRSTERTTNTKQRKRQDKSNQDLRNELLVEQTKLMKKIAENSTECARYARKMYKLREEEFKHQREHSLRKENDRKEELEFKMELLKYKQRKLDLLERRERKH from the exons atggaagTAAAGCG CGTACGTGTTACCAACCGGAAGCAGTTCCAGTTGCTTGTGGACCAAATGGAAGCCCATCCGGCGGTGGCCAAAGGGCTGAAATTTTGTGTGGAAAGCGGATACCGAAACGAAGCAGCATACAACGGTGTGTGGAAAAATATCGCCACCGAATTGAACAGCATGGGACCGCCAATACGATCTCCTAAAGAATGGCAAAAA GTATGGACCGATTTCAagctgaaaataaaaaacaaattggTTCACAACAAACGCGAAGCCAATGCAACTGGTGGTGGACcaaataaaatgaaagttttgtcCCCCATCGAAGAGGCAGTTGCAAAGCTTTTATCGCTTGATAAAACAGTAAACCATTCTG GTTCCACATTCGGTTTACCCCGTCATGTAACAAGCCCTATCAATCAACCGGGATCGCCTCTTCTTTCAAGTACGCGGCAACAGTTAATGATTGATGAGGCTAACTTGTTAGAAGAGGAGGATCTACCGGAGTTAGACGAGCCATCCGATGAAGAAGTGGAAACCGTTGAGAACACCAGCACCCACCGTAGTACCGAGCGCACCACCAATACAAAACAACGTAAGCGACAAGATAAGAGCAACCAAGATTTGCGGAATGAGTTGCTGGTAGAACAGACCAAGTTAATGAAGAAGATAGCGGAGAACTCAACTGAGTGCGCTCGTTACGCCCGCAAGATGTACAAGTTAAGAGAGGAAGAGTTCAAACATCAACGCGAACATTCACTACGAAAGGAAAACGATAGAAAGGAAGAGTTGGAGTTCAAAATGGAGCtattaaaatacaaacaaagAAAACTCGACCTTCTGGAGCGTAGGGAGAGGAAGCATTGA